One genomic region from Electrophorus electricus isolate fEleEle1 chromosome 25, fEleEle1.pri, whole genome shotgun sequence encodes:
- the nifk gene encoding MKI67 FHA domain-interacting nucleolar phosphoprotein, producing MTEGKKTSKPAKRLLALNPSEDAEFQKRVQQVKKRQKTVLSPGVVYVGHLPRELAEPQLRAYFSQFGRVLRLRLSRSKKTGRTKGYAFVEFDCDEVAKIVAETMNNYLMGERLIKCHVMPPEKIHEKLFVGCQKLFVKPFGPARARYNRGHSPKDMNKLTGKLLSKESKLRKRLALKGIDYDFPGFAAQVSAKKAQSDADASTCSEDTTPLCTPSVLEKRRTVAAEEDDDDEIVLKTQPTSGNDEGSDENTEEDDKDDEEEEH from the exons ATGACGGAAGGCAAGAAAACGTCAAAGCCGGCCAAAAGGTTGCTCGCTCTGAACCCCAGCGAGGATGCCGAGTTCCAGAAAAGAGTGCAGCAAGTGAAAAAACGGCAGAAAACG GTCCTGAGCCCCGGCGTGGTGTACGTGGGCCACCTGCCCCGTGAGCTGGCCGAGCCACAGCTCAGAGCTTACTTTTCGCAGTTTGGCAGAGTTCTGCGGCTACGATTATCGCGGAGTAAAAAG ACGGGTCGCACCAAAGGCTACGCCTTTGTGGAATTTGACTGTGACGAAGTTGCAAAAATTGTGGCAGAGACCATGAACAACTACCTTATGGGGGAGAGGCTGATCAAAT GTCATGTCATGCCTCCTGAGAAGATCCATGAAAAACTCTTTGTTGGTTGTCAGAAGTTATTTGTGAAGCCCTTCGGACCTGCACGAGCACGCTATAATAGGGGCCACAGCCCAAAAGACATGAACAAACTTACTGGAAAGCTTCTAAGCAAAGAATCCAAGCTTCGGAAAAGACTGGCGTTAAAGGGCATTGACTACGACTTTCCAGGATTT GCAGCTCAAGTTTCGGCAAAGAAGGCCCAGTCAGATGCTGATGCATCCACGTGCAGTGAG GACACCACGCCTCTCTGCACCCCTTCCGTTTTAGAGAAGAGGAGGACTGTCGCTGCTGAAGAGGATGACGATGACGAGATTGTCCTCAAAACCCAGCCTACATCAGGGAATGATGAAGGCAGTGATGAAAACACGGAGGAGGATGATaaggatgatgaagaggaggaacattaa